From the Blastopirellula marina genome, one window contains:
- a CDS encoding DeoR/GlpR family DNA-binding transcription regulator has translation MQADARRTRLLDLVRSRGFASLPELAQELDVSESTIRRDVELLEESGSARRTHGGVFYTGPSPNLPHFELRHEMQWSKKRQIAKAAALLIEEGDTVILDGGSTTYELAQMLVGRTLQIVTNSLPVANLFMASPTTELILLGGYVHSATGVSLGPYANEMISRLSARRAVLSVAGITEHGLYNSNLLLVETERAMMKAGGEVIIVADSTKFGRQSLAQMCELSEVDKLVVDHEISEAWQKKVQDAGVDLIVAPAEMAIIDRPISPKAS, from the coding sequence CGACTTCTGGACCTGGTTCGGTCGCGAGGCTTTGCCTCGTTGCCGGAACTTGCTCAGGAATTGGATGTCTCGGAATCGACGATTCGCCGCGATGTGGAATTGCTGGAAGAATCCGGGTCGGCTCGCAGGACGCATGGGGGTGTGTTTTACACCGGCCCTTCTCCCAATCTGCCCCACTTTGAACTTCGCCACGAAATGCAGTGGAGCAAGAAGCGGCAGATCGCGAAGGCCGCGGCCCTGCTGATCGAAGAAGGCGATACGGTCATTCTCGACGGCGGAAGTACCACGTACGAACTAGCCCAGATGCTGGTCGGGCGAACCCTGCAGATTGTGACCAACTCGCTGCCGGTGGCCAACTTGTTCATGGCCAGCCCAACCACCGAGTTGATCCTGCTGGGTGGCTACGTGCATAGTGCCACAGGCGTTTCCCTGGGGCCTTATGCCAATGAAATGATCTCGCGACTTAGTGCTCGGCGTGCCGTGCTCAGCGTCGCGGGGATAACCGAACACGGGTTGTACAACAGCAACCTCCTGCTCGTCGAAACCGAGCGAGCCATGATGAAAGCTGGCGGCGAAGTGATCATCGTTGCCGACAGCACCAAGTTCGGCCGACAAAGCCTCGCTCAAATGTGCGAGCTTTCGGAAGTCGACAAACTGGTGGTCGATCACGAAATTTCGGAAGCCTGGCAAAAGAAGGTCCAGGACGCCGGAGTCGATTTGATCGTCGCCCCTGCCGAGATGGCGATCATCGACCGCCCTATTTCCCCCAAAGCAAGCTAA
- the pduL gene encoding phosphate propanoyltransferase, producing MSSSLNLDHATIERIVRQIVLSQGGAPAQAPAPSAEPKLVVSISARHIHLTDAHVETLFGPGHVLTPMKDLYQDGFYAAEETVMVVGPRRRMLEKVRVLGPTRDYSQVELAFTDAISLGIEAPVRASGKIDGTPGCVLVGPKGAVQLDQGVIRAERHVHMNNSDADYYGVKNGDRMNLRITSLGCTTTFEDLLVRADGVSKLEVHIDTDEGNACNLDAATEIALLKKEPCGCKAKH from the coding sequence ATGAGTTCCTCGCTGAATCTCGATCATGCCACCATCGAACGGATCGTTCGTCAGATCGTCCTTTCGCAAGGTGGTGCTCCTGCCCAGGCCCCTGCCCCTTCGGCTGAACCGAAGCTAGTGGTCAGTATTTCGGCTCGTCACATTCACCTGACCGATGCCCACGTCGAAACCCTGTTCGGTCCTGGTCACGTGCTGACTCCAATGAAGGACCTTTACCAAGACGGCTTCTACGCCGCGGAAGAAACCGTGATGGTTGTCGGTCCGCGTCGCCGCATGCTGGAAAAGGTTCGCGTACTGGGTCCGACACGCGATTACAGCCAGGTGGAACTGGCCTTCACCGATGCAATTTCCCTGGGCATTGAAGCTCCCGTGCGGGCTTCCGGCAAGATCGACGGCACGCCGGGCTGCGTGTTGGTTGGTCCTAAGGGAGCTGTTCAGCTCGATCAAGGTGTGATCCGCGCCGAACGCCACGTGCATATGAATAACAGCGACGCCGATTATTACGGTGTGAAGAACGGCGATCGCATGAACCTCCGAATCACCTCGCTTGGTTGCACCACCACGTTTGAAGACCTGCTCGTCCGCGCCGACGGGGTCAGCAAACTGGAAGTCCACATCGATACCGATGAAGGCAACGCGTGCAACCTGGATGCAGCGACCGAGATCGCTCTGTTGAAGAAAGAGCCCTGCGGCTGCAAAGCGAAACACTAG
- a CDS encoding BMC domain-containing protein — translation MAKVMEALGMIETKGFVTLVEATDAMLKAANVTFVGWDKVGSGLVSAFITGDVAAVKAATDAGAAAAGRLGEVVSVQVIPRPHEDIGIVLPPPVKQVIETE, via the coding sequence ATGGCGAAAGTAATGGAAGCGTTGGGCATGATTGAAACCAAGGGCTTTGTGACCTTGGTGGAAGCCACCGACGCAATGTTGAAGGCAGCCAACGTGACGTTCGTTGGTTGGGACAAAGTTGGCAGCGGTTTGGTTTCCGCTTTCATCACCGGCGACGTCGCCGCAGTGAAAGCCGCCACCGATGCAGGTGCTGCAGCAGCTGGCCGTTTGGGCGAAGTTGTCAGCGTTCAGGTCATTCCACGACCACACGAAGACATCGGTATCGTTCTGCCGCCACCGGTCAAGCAGGTCATCGAGACTGAATAG
- a CDS encoding BMC domain-containing protein has product MQNAIGLIETKGLVGLVEATDAMAKAANVKIVKRVNIGGGLVTTVVSGDVGSVRAAVEAGANAAQQVGELAGSHVLPRPAEGLADVYFS; this is encoded by the coding sequence ATGCAAAACGCAATTGGTTTGATTGAAACCAAAGGTTTGGTTGGCCTGGTCGAAGCGACCGACGCCATGGCGAAGGCCGCCAACGTGAAGATCGTAAAACGCGTCAACATCGGCGGTGGTCTGGTTACCACGGTTGTCAGTGGCGACGTCGGTAGCGTTCGTGCTGCTGTCGAAGCTGGTGCCAATGCCGCTCAGCAAGTCGGCGAACTGGCTGGCAGCCACGTCCTGCCTCGTCCAGCCGAAGGCCTGGCTGACGTTTACTTCAGCTAA
- a CDS encoding PEP-CTERM sorting domain-containing protein (PEP-CTERM proteins occur, often in large numbers, in the proteomes of bacteria that also encode an exosortase, a predicted intramembrane cysteine proteinase. The presence of a PEP-CTERM domain at a protein's C-terminus predicts cleavage within the sorting domain, followed by covalent anchoring to some some component of the (usually Gram-negative) cell surface. Many PEP-CTERM proteins exhibit an unusual sequence composition that includes large numbers of potential glycosylation sites. Expression of one such protein has been shown restore the ability of a bacterium to form floc, a type of biofilm.), giving the protein MLPEPSSLGLLSLGMLRGLAAYVWGRFS; this is encoded by the coding sequence TTGCTACCAGAACCTTCATCTTTAGGACTCCTTTCGCTGGGGATGCTCCGCGGACTAGCGGCTTACGTTTGGGGTCGGTTTAGCTGA
- a CDS encoding acetate/propionate family kinase yields the protein MKVLVANLGSTSFKYRLFDMDSETQLARGGIDRIGSPESSCSVQIGDWKEEVTDHMPDHAVAVRKCLSQLTDAEHGCLKDAAEVSAIGFKAVHGGRVSGVQRVNDDVLSAMAEMNEVAPAHNPPYIAAMRLLSEQLPEIPLVAAFETGFHQTIPDRNRYYGIPKAWSDEFQIKKWGFHGASHRYIATRSAEILGRDDLRVISCHLGGSSSLCAIKNRESVAVTMGMSPQTGLPQNNRVGDFDPYALPLLMERTGKSLTEVLAHIGNQGGLLGLSGGLSGDMRDLEQAAANGNADAQLALDMFTSEVRRYLGGMLVELGGADAIVFTGGIGENGKQLRKDVCANLQELGIELDEAKNDSAKGEASFHSANSKTQLWVIPTNEEIIVARQTRQLLEST from the coding sequence ATGAAGGTTCTGGTAGCAAATCTCGGCTCGACCAGCTTCAAGTATCGCTTGTTCGATATGGACAGCGAAACACAGCTGGCCCGTGGCGGGATCGATCGAATTGGATCTCCAGAAAGTTCCTGTAGCGTTCAGATTGGCGATTGGAAAGAAGAAGTCACGGATCACATGCCTGATCATGCCGTGGCCGTTCGCAAATGCCTTTCGCAGCTGACCGACGCAGAACACGGATGCTTGAAAGACGCCGCCGAAGTATCGGCGATCGGCTTTAAAGCGGTCCACGGTGGACGTGTATCAGGCGTGCAAAGGGTTAACGACGACGTCCTTTCTGCGATGGCAGAAATGAACGAAGTCGCCCCGGCCCATAACCCGCCGTACATCGCCGCCATGCGATTACTTTCCGAGCAACTTCCGGAAATTCCGCTAGTTGCCGCCTTTGAAACGGGCTTCCATCAAACGATTCCCGATCGCAATCGCTACTACGGCATCCCTAAAGCCTGGTCGGACGAGTTCCAGATCAAGAAGTGGGGCTTCCATGGTGCGAGCCATCGGTACATCGCGACGCGAAGCGCCGAGATTCTGGGGCGTGACGATTTGCGAGTCATCTCGTGCCACCTTGGTGGAAGCAGTAGCTTGTGCGCGATTAAGAATCGCGAGAGCGTTGCTGTGACCATGGGCATGAGCCCACAAACGGGTCTGCCGCAGAACAACCGGGTCGGGGATTTTGATCCCTATGCCCTGCCGCTGTTGATGGAACGTACCGGTAAGAGCCTGACCGAAGTGCTTGCTCATATCGGGAACCAAGGTGGACTACTGGGTCTCAGTGGTGGCCTCAGCGGCGACATGCGAGACCTGGAACAGGCCGCAGCCAACGGCAATGCCGACGCACAACTGGCTTTGGACATGTTCACCAGCGAAGTTCGCCGATACCTCGGCGGGATGCTGGTCGAACTGGGCGGAGCCGACGCGATCGTCTTTACCGGAGGCATCGGAGAGAACGGTAAGCAGTTACGCAAGGACGTATGTGCCAACTTGCAAGAGTTGGGAATCGAATTGGACGAAGCGAAAAACGATTCCGCCAAGGGAGAGGCTTCGTTCCATTCGGCAAACAGCAAAACGCAACTTTGGGTCATTCCGACCAACGAGGAAATCATCGTTGCTCGTCAAACCCGGCAGTTGCTGGAGTCGACCTAA
- a CDS encoding EutN/CcmL family microcompartment protein produces MFIAKVTGSVISTQKVDTMVGHKLLVVEPYRLESKDRQSLVTTGRTFVAVDMLGSGVGDFVLITQGSSARLTPETKSLPIDCVVIGIVDRAQVESFCVYDRNEDTDKPQAKAQPAPAPKPQPKSEPKPAPTPEPTPTKDEPTEEESES; encoded by the coding sequence ATGTTTATCGCCAAAGTGACCGGATCGGTCATTTCCACGCAGAAAGTCGACACGATGGTCGGCCACAAATTGCTTGTGGTCGAACCGTATCGACTGGAATCGAAAGATCGCCAGTCGCTGGTAACGACCGGCCGAACGTTCGTCGCTGTCGACATGCTCGGTAGCGGTGTGGGGGACTTCGTACTGATTACCCAAGGTTCCAGTGCCCGCCTGACTCCGGAAACCAAGTCCCTTCCGATCGATTGTGTCGTGATCGGCATTGTCGATCGTGCCCAGGTTGAAAGCTTCTGTGTCTACGACCGCAACGAAGACACCGACAAGCCGCAAGCCAAGGCCCAGCCAGCACCGGCCCCGAAGCCACAACCCAAATCGGAACCAAAGCCGGCACCTACGCCTGAGCCGACGCCAACTAAGGACGAGCCCACCGAGGAAGAATCGGAAAGCTAG
- a CDS encoding aldehyde dehydrogenase family protein, giving the protein MHFDESIIRNVVAQVLAEVGNAPPVTSGFTGRYGIFDCADEAVRAAREAFEKLSERTIEDRKRIIDHIRRISIDQKVELGTMEMNETKIGRLAHKIEKLELLGRKTPGVEFLRSEVYSGDHGLAVIEHAPFGVIGCITPVTHSLPTITGNAVNMIAGGNTLVVNPHPSGKKVAAEGVRRFNKAIYDDLGIDNLICVIAEPTLESADLIFHHRDVAMICVTGGPAVARAALNSGKKAVVAGPGNPPVVVDETADLDRAARCIIQGGAYDNNLLCIAEKEVFVVNSVFDEMMRAMERAGAVRLNGSEVDRLTSVAITEYGDPGKKKLVAAKEFIGQDAAVLARAAGKNISPNVELIFGETDEHNPFVPVEQMMPFIPFVRCHDVDEAIDKARYYEHGFRHTAIIHSNNVRNMTKMGRVMDTTLFVKNGPCAAALGVGGEGYISFSIATPTGEGVTTPLTFTRERRCSLIDDLCILGHPAKG; this is encoded by the coding sequence ATGCATTTTGACGAATCCATCATTCGCAACGTAGTGGCCCAGGTACTGGCCGAAGTGGGCAATGCTCCACCGGTGACCTCTGGGTTCACTGGCCGCTACGGGATCTTTGACTGTGCCGACGAGGCCGTCCGGGCTGCCCGCGAAGCTTTTGAAAAGCTCTCGGAACGCACCATCGAAGATCGCAAGCGAATCATCGATCACATCCGCCGTATTTCGATCGACCAGAAGGTCGAACTGGGCACGATGGAAATGAACGAGACGAAGATTGGTCGTCTCGCTCATAAGATCGAAAAGCTGGAACTGCTGGGCCGCAAGACGCCTGGCGTCGAGTTCCTCCGCAGCGAAGTCTATAGCGGCGACCATGGCCTGGCCGTGATCGAGCACGCCCCGTTCGGCGTGATTGGCTGTATCACTCCGGTCACGCACTCGCTTCCGACGATCACCGGCAACGCCGTCAACATGATCGCTGGCGGCAACACGCTGGTCGTCAACCCGCATCCATCCGGCAAGAAGGTTGCCGCGGAAGGGGTTCGTCGCTTCAACAAGGCAATCTACGACGATCTGGGCATCGACAACCTGATTTGCGTGATTGCCGAACCAACCCTCGAATCGGCCGACCTGATCTTCCACCACCGCGACGTGGCCATGATCTGCGTCACCGGCGGTCCGGCGGTTGCCCGTGCGGCCCTCAACAGCGGCAAGAAAGCCGTGGTTGCTGGTCCTGGTAACCCACCGGTTGTCGTCGACGAAACGGCCGACCTTGATCGTGCGGCTCGCTGCATCATTCAAGGTGGCGCGTACGACAATAATCTGCTGTGCATCGCCGAAAAAGAAGTCTTCGTCGTGAATTCGGTTTTCGACGAGATGATGCGAGCCATGGAACGAGCCGGTGCCGTTCGCTTGAACGGAAGTGAAGTCGACCGCCTGACCTCGGTCGCGATCACCGAATACGGCGATCCCGGCAAAAAGAAACTAGTGGCCGCGAAGGAATTCATCGGCCAAGACGCGGCCGTCCTCGCACGAGCCGCCGGCAAGAATATCTCGCCGAACGTGGAACTCATCTTCGGCGAAACGGACGAGCACAACCCGTTCGTCCCTGTCGAACAGATGATGCCGTTCATTCCTTTCGTTCGCTGCCACGACGTGGACGAAGCGATCGACAAGGCACGCTACTACGAACATGGTTTCCGCCACACGGCCATCATTCACAGCAACAATGTCCGCAACATGACCAAGATGGGTCGCGTAATGGACACCACGCTGTTTGTGAAGAACGGGCCTTGTGCCGCGGCACTGGGCGTCGGAGGCGAAGGTTACATTTCGTTCTCGATCGCCACCCCAACCGGCGAAGGCGTTACCACACCGCTTACGTTCACGCGGGAACGACGCTGCTCGCTGATTGACGATTTGTGCATCCTGGGCCATCCGGCGAAAGGTTAG
- a CDS encoding EutN/CcmL family microcompartment protein, which translates to MQTARVVGTATSTVRHVSMRGWKLLVVQPMQTDDITPDGHPLVAVDAVNAGPGELVMITSDGKSTSELLNYPRTPVRWTVIGIIDE; encoded by the coding sequence ATGCAAACGGCACGCGTGGTCGGTACGGCCACCAGCACAGTTCGACACGTGTCGATGCGGGGCTGGAAACTTTTGGTTGTGCAGCCAATGCAAACCGACGACATCACCCCAGATGGCCATCCATTGGTCGCGGTCGATGCCGTCAACGCCGGGCCAGGCGAACTGGTGATGATCACCAGCGATGGCAAATCGACTTCCGAACTTTTGAACTACCCCCGAACGCCTGTCCGCTGGACGGTGATCGGCATTATTGACGAATAA
- a CDS encoding EutN/CcmL family microcompartment protein, whose protein sequence is MRIAKIIGKVTLSRSVPEFQGAVLKLAVPMMLSDIENENTPLDDLLVVYDELGAGQDNYIALSEGGEAAQPFYPDMKPVDAYNAAILDTVDIRYRLKK, encoded by the coding sequence ATGCGTATCGCCAAGATCATCGGAAAAGTCACACTCAGCCGTTCGGTTCCTGAATTTCAGGGTGCCGTGCTGAAGCTGGCCGTGCCCATGATGCTGAGCGATATCGAAAACGAAAACACGCCGCTGGACGATCTACTCGTCGTTTACGACGAACTGGGAGCCGGCCAAGACAATTACATCGCGTTAAGTGAAGGGGGCGAAGCGGCCCAACCGTTTTACCCCGACATGAAGCCAGTGGACGCGTACAACGCGGCCATTTTAGATACGGTCGATATCCGTTATCGACTGAAGAAATAG
- a CDS encoding class II aldolase/adducin family protein, whose amino-acid sequence MTNVHKIKQDMCDIGRRIYNKGFAAANDGNITVRISENEVLCTPTMHCKGFLKPEDISTIDMTGKQIAGSKPRSSEALLHLEIYKQRQDVKSVVHCHPPHATAFAIAREPIPQCVLPEVEVFLGDVPITKYETPGGQSFADTIIPFVDRTNLILLANHGTVSYGETVERAYWWTEILDAYCRMLILAKQLGHVEFLNEKKSRELLDLKDKWGWKDPRNTEEYKDCDICANDIFRDSWEDSHVQRRAFGAPEPMGPNAKKPAAGAGSSDQEALIQMITQRVMAELSKQR is encoded by the coding sequence ATGACGAACGTTCACAAGATCAAACAAGACATGTGCGATATTGGACGGCGAATCTACAACAAAGGCTTCGCCGCCGCTAACGATGGCAACATCACGGTTCGCATCAGCGAAAACGAAGTCCTTTGCACGCCGACAATGCACTGCAAAGGTTTTCTGAAGCCGGAAGACATCTCCACGATCGACATGACCGGCAAGCAGATCGCCGGCAGCAAGCCACGTTCGAGCGAAGCTCTGCTGCACCTTGAAATCTACAAGCAGCGACAAGACGTCAAGAGCGTCGTGCACTGCCACCCGCCACATGCGACCGCGTTTGCCATCGCACGCGAACCGATTCCGCAGTGCGTTCTGCCGGAAGTGGAAGTCTTCCTGGGTGACGTGCCGATCACCAAGTACGAAACGCCTGGCGGTCAGTCGTTCGCCGACACGATCATTCCGTTCGTCGATCGCACCAATCTCATCCTGCTAGCCAACCATGGGACCGTCAGCTACGGCGAGACGGTGGAACGTGCTTACTGGTGGACCGAAATCCTGGACGCCTACTGCCGCATGCTGATCCTGGCCAAGCAGCTGGGTCATGTCGAATTTCTGAACGAGAAGAAGTCGCGTGAACTGCTTGACCTGAAGGACAAGTGGGGCTGGAAAGATCCTCGCAACACCGAAGAGTACAAAGATTGCGACATCTGCGCGAATGACATCTTCCGCGATAGTTGGGAAGACTCGCACGTGCAGCGTCGTGCGTTTGGTGCTCCGGAGCCAATGGGCCCCAACGCCAAGAAGCCTGCGGCTGGGGCTGGCTCGTCGGACCAGGAAGCCCTGATCCAGATGATCACCCAGCGTGTGATGGCCGAGTTGTCGAAGCAACGTTAA
- a CDS encoding lactate/malate dehydrogenase family protein, translated as MKVSIIGGGGLVGSCAAFALQCSGIVREIALLDVNADLAGGQALDLLHGSPSTADQIISSGSYEHIPDSDVICITAGLRRKPDESRLDLINRNVDLFLTILDSIKKVGYKKDAIVFVVSNPVDILTYLASTRLDLPTNKVIGLGTQLDTIRFRALIAEHCKLPPTQVKALILGEHGDSMVPIWSSASVNGLPLEKFPGWNPNAANELFTRTKGSGAEVIKKKGGAGFAVGIAIRDVVDAIALDSHQILPISSIQNGCYDIRDVALSVPTVVGKNGVESTYQLDLWPKEIQALRRSGAVLRETLTTVLNRVGRS; from the coding sequence ATGAAAGTTAGCATCATCGGTGGCGGTGGCCTGGTTGGTTCGTGTGCCGCGTTTGCCCTGCAGTGCAGCGGTATCGTCCGCGAGATCGCCTTGCTCGACGTCAACGCCGACTTGGCCGGCGGTCAGGCCTTGGACCTGCTGCACGGCAGCCCCAGCACCGCAGACCAGATCATTTCCAGCGGAAGCTACGAACACATCCCCGATTCGGACGTTATCTGCATCACGGCCGGTTTGCGTCGCAAGCCGGATGAAAGCCGCCTGGACCTGATCAATCGCAACGTCGACCTGTTTCTGACAATCCTCGATTCGATCAAGAAGGTTGGCTACAAGAAGGACGCAATCGTCTTCGTCGTTTCCAATCCGGTCGACATTCTGACCTACCTGGCATCGACTCGCTTGGACCTGCCAACCAACAAGGTGATTGGCCTGGGAACGCAGCTTGATACGATTCGCTTCCGAGCTCTGATCGCCGAACACTGCAAGTTGCCTCCTACGCAGGTCAAAGCATTGATTCTGGGTGAACACGGCGACAGCATGGTGCCGATTTGGTCGTCCGCTTCGGTCAACGGATTGCCGCTCGAGAAGTTCCCTGGCTGGAATCCCAATGCGGCCAACGAACTATTTACCCGCACCAAGGGTTCTGGTGCCGAAGTGATCAAGAAGAAGGGTGGAGCTGGCTTTGCCGTCGGGATCGCCATTCGCGATGTGGTCGATGCGATCGCCCTCGATAGCCACCAGATCTTGCCGATCTCGAGCATTCAAAATGGCTGCTACGACATTCGCGACGTTGCGTTGAGCGTGCCCACCGTCGTTGGCAAGAACGGCGTGGAATCGACCTACCAGCTCGACCTGTGGCCGAAAGAAATCCAGGCCCTGCGACGTAGCGGAGCGGTTCTCCGTGAAACGCTGACGACGGTGCTCAACCGCGTCGGTCGTTCGTAA
- a CDS encoding glycosyltransferase encodes MTKEARNRKLTTVMVVKDETDLIRETLNSVRQIVDEIVLLNIGTTDAISSIASEFQARVVAHSWQDSFGEARNAALAHVTGEWILWLDPGETIDSDDAAKLRQFVNSQVDIMTAYVLLVRAPQAPGTIGSEQIGQVRLHPNHPGIRYEGRVREHVIQSLAECGMSIEAVPFLVQRNLIESDSAWKIRRASRDAKLVEREIKEAGPSARLMICMGEAVQTLNDQANALMFYEQACRLSEHGSAEMLEAFYGILTALDGRPDGLDTQIQTCMTALEIFPLDAQLLCAVGGYLQSKGHLDLARRSFETAYKHGQINLETWHIDDIDEIAASCLAITTHAVGREEDAERILVEALVDCPRSVRLRRQVIEMHVKHGRRQEALAELEKLPADYPKVESLRSAVRGAALASQNNWIAARPYLEAAFRQGSREPLCLRWYATTLAALDEPEASRDVLKAWKERDPHNSEPDELLRALFTGPKIRPTASSKAG; translated from the coding sequence ATGACCAAGGAAGCTCGCAACCGTAAGCTGACTACTGTAATGGTAGTCAAGGATGAAACGGATTTGATCCGCGAGACGCTCAATAGTGTGCGTCAGATCGTTGATGAGATCGTGCTGCTAAACATTGGTACGACGGATGCCATTTCGTCGATTGCCAGTGAGTTTCAGGCCCGCGTCGTCGCCCATTCGTGGCAAGACTCGTTTGGCGAGGCACGCAATGCGGCTCTCGCGCACGTGACCGGCGAATGGATCCTGTGGCTTGATCCAGGCGAAACAATCGACTCGGATGACGCCGCCAAATTGCGGCAGTTCGTCAACAGCCAGGTCGATATCATGACGGCCTACGTACTGCTAGTGCGGGCACCACAAGCCCCAGGCACCATCGGCAGCGAACAGATCGGCCAGGTTCGCTTACACCCAAATCACCCAGGAATTCGCTACGAAGGACGTGTACGAGAACACGTGATTCAATCGCTTGCCGAGTGTGGCATGTCGATTGAAGCCGTTCCGTTTCTTGTGCAACGCAACCTGATCGAGAGCGATTCCGCCTGGAAGATCCGACGAGCCAGTCGCGATGCCAAGTTGGTCGAGCGCGAAATCAAAGAAGCAGGACCGAGTGCTCGCCTGATGATTTGCATGGGCGAAGCGGTGCAAACGCTCAACGATCAGGCCAACGCACTGATGTTCTACGAACAGGCCTGCCGCCTGTCGGAACATGGATCGGCCGAGATGCTCGAAGCTTTCTACGGTATCCTGACTGCACTCGATGGCCGTCCAGACGGCCTCGATACCCAGATTCAAACCTGCATGACGGCATTAGAGATCTTCCCTCTTGACGCTCAACTGCTGTGTGCCGTGGGTGGCTATCTGCAATCGAAGGGGCATCTCGACTTGGCGCGGCGTTCGTTTGAAACCGCGTACAAGCATGGTCAGATCAACCTCGAAACATGGCACATCGACGACATCGATGAAATCGCCGCGTCGTGCCTGGCAATCACAACGCACGCAGTTGGCCGGGAAGAAGACGCTGAGCGTATTCTGGTAGAAGCCTTGGTAGATTGCCCTCGCTCGGTGCGATTGCGTCGGCAGGTGATCGAAATGCACGTCAAGCATGGCCGTCGCCAGGAAGCGCTCGCTGAACTGGAGAAACTTCCGGCCGATTATCCCAAGGTGGAATCGCTACGCAGCGCCGTTCGCGGTGCGGCACTAGCTTCGCAGAATAACTGGATTGCTGCTCGTCCTTATCTGGAAGCAGCGTTTCGCCAGGGTTCGCGTGAACCATTGTGCCTGCGTTGGTATGCCACCACGTTGGCAGCGCTCGACGAGCCAGAGGCATCGCGCGACGTCCTGAAGGCCTGGAAGGAACGCGATCCTCACAATTCGGAGCCAGATGAACTGCTGCGAGCACTGTTCACTGGGCCGAAGATCCGTCCGACGGCATCCAGCAAGGCGGGCTAG